In one window of Vicinamibacteria bacterium DNA:
- a CDS encoding Xaa-Pro peptidase family protein: MRAYWPGCLIVLIALEAGGQDVSLFTEDFPSEEFVARRQKVYDAIGPNALALVQGAPSPPGYVRFRQTNSFYYLSGVESPHAYLLLDGTRRRTSLYLPHRNVRREASEGKLLSAEDEDLVRQLTAIEQVYGVELLADHLARFARGGGVPTLYTPFQPAEMQATSRDLATRAASDIASDPWDGRPTREAHFLSRIRKRFPQLDVVDLSPVLDGLRLVKSPREIELIRKATRLSGLALMEAMRSTVAGLYEYELDALAKLFFHRAGAQGDAYYSLIASGKNAWYPHYHKGTKKLLDGELLLMDYAPDVGYYTSDVTRMWPVNGRFNDWQRELYGFYLGYYRAILDSIRPGEVSAIVEDASRRMDALVDRWQFSKPIYRSAARRFVDDYKQMAREHPSSLGHGVGMAVHDVGDADGVLVAGMVFTIEPQFRIPEEQIYIRLEDVILITDGGSENLSAFVPVEIDEIEALMKEEGLLQRFELPH; the protein is encoded by the coding sequence ATGAGAGCGTATTGGCCGGGGTGCCTCATCGTGCTCATTGCACTCGAAGCCGGGGGCCAGGACGTCTCGCTCTTTACCGAGGATTTCCCCTCTGAGGAGTTCGTCGCTCGTCGGCAGAAGGTCTACGACGCCATTGGCCCGAACGCTCTCGCTCTCGTACAGGGAGCGCCTTCTCCCCCGGGCTATGTCCGCTTCCGCCAGACCAATTCCTTCTACTACTTGTCGGGGGTAGAGTCCCCTCACGCCTATCTCTTACTCGACGGGACTCGACGCAGAACGTCGCTCTATCTCCCCCATCGTAACGTGAGGCGGGAGGCAAGCGAGGGGAAGCTGCTCTCCGCCGAAGACGAGGATCTCGTCCGGCAGCTCACCGCGATCGAGCAGGTGTACGGCGTCGAGCTCCTCGCCGACCATTTGGCGCGGTTCGCTCGGGGAGGCGGCGTGCCCACTCTCTATACCCCATTCCAGCCGGCGGAGATGCAGGCGACGAGCCGCGATCTCGCAACCCGTGCCGCGTCCGACATCGCAAGCGACCCCTGGGACGGCCGGCCCACCCGTGAAGCCCATTTCTTGTCACGCATCCGAAAGCGATTCCCCCAGCTCGACGTGGTGGATCTATCTCCCGTTCTCGATGGACTTCGGCTCGTCAAGAGCCCTCGCGAGATCGAGCTCATCCGCAAGGCAACACGGCTGTCGGGACTCGCGCTGATGGAAGCAATGCGCTCTACCGTCGCCGGTCTGTACGAGTACGAGCTCGATGCGCTCGCGAAGCTCTTCTTTCACCGCGCTGGAGCTCAAGGTGACGCCTACTACTCGCTCATCGCCTCGGGAAAGAATGCCTGGTATCCCCACTACCACAAAGGAACGAAAAAGCTTCTCGACGGGGAGCTCCTTCTGATGGACTACGCTCCCGATGTGGGCTACTACACGAGCGACGTCACCCGCATGTGGCCGGTCAACGGTCGCTTCAACGACTGGCAACGCGAGCTCTATGGTTTCTATCTCGGGTACTACCGGGCCATCCTCGACTCCATTCGCCCCGGCGAGGTGAGCGCGATCGTCGAGGACGCGTCCCGAAGGATGGACGCGCTTGTCGACCGATGGCAGTTCAGCAAGCCGATTTACCGCAGCGCGGCGAGGAGGTTCGTGGACGACTACAAGCAGATGGCGAGGGAGCACCCTTCCAGCCTGGGTCACGGCGTCGGCATGGCGGTTCACGACGTCGGAGACGCCGACGGCGTGCTGGTAGCGGGAATGGTTTTCACCATCGAGCCTCAGTTCCGTATCCCCGAAGAGCAGATCTACATTCGCCTGGAGGACGTCATCTTGATCACCGATGGCGGCTCGGAGAACCTGTCGGCCTTCGTTCCCGTGGAAATCGATGAAATCGAGGCCCTCATGAAGGAAGAGGGGCTTCTTCAGAGGTTCGAGCTTCCACATTGA
- a CDS encoding ABC transporter permease, which yields MEWLTDWRHSLRVVAARPGFSLLVIIPLALGIGANTAIFSAVHAVLLRSLPYEDPDRLVRLWEARPRMGPGAEEMAAFSMDHFRAWRESNEVFEGMAAYGNASFNLTGGAEPIRIEGQRVSPSLFAILGVEALHGRVLSSEERIPGKDRVAVLSHGLWQRTFGGNPSLVGGAIRLDGHPYTVVGVMPPDFRFPDAGSELWVPLPDETAEPSRPGEMRIELVPVIAKLAPGVSIERAEAEGNAFLDHYRETSEMAHRMDEGVSIHLTSLKEQLVRPIRPALLVLFAAVGLVLLIACANVADLLLVRAQSRDREIALRSALGAGGARIAAKLVMEGLVYAIPAGVLGVLIAWWGVRALSLLVPSDLPQLDELSIDGTVLAFNVVIALSTALLVGMVPALRALRLDLVAGLRGLGGTTSTGRSSNLLAAAEVGIALVLLMAAGLMLRSFETLTRVDPGYQARDLLSFRLSLPQTQYPDAVARRSFYDVLRASLEGIPGVTSAGLVNSLPLDRSRMITVLDIEGRPPVADRMQMPRASVRVVSPGFFRAMGIRLLQGRDHEDGDDPSSPSAVVVNQSLAERYFANEEPVGKRLRNLGEIVGVVADVRQEGLDASPEPEMYLSYRDIPDRLLEGVMSVVVRHERRANVTEAVEARVRQLDPDLPLADVRQMEARLSDSVARPRLYATLLTVFAAFALVLAVSGVYAVMSYAWSRRRRESGVRIALGARPQDIVRLVLADALHILLLGLGGGALAAMVLSRSLSSFLFEVTATDPATLLAVSLLLGTAVLGAGAVPAIQSSRTDPVKALRHE from the coding sequence ATGGAATGGCTGACGGATTGGAGACACTCTCTTCGGGTCGTTGCCGCGCGTCCTGGCTTCAGCCTGCTGGTCATCATTCCGCTCGCGCTGGGTATCGGAGCGAACACGGCCATCTTCAGCGCGGTGCACGCCGTGCTCCTGCGCTCGCTCCCGTACGAGGATCCCGATCGGCTCGTGCGCCTGTGGGAGGCGAGGCCCAGGATGGGCCCGGGAGCGGAAGAAATGGCCGCCTTCTCGATGGATCACTTTCGCGCCTGGCGCGAATCGAATGAAGTCTTCGAGGGAATGGCGGCCTATGGGAACGCGAGCTTCAACCTGACCGGAGGTGCCGAGCCGATACGGATCGAAGGCCAACGCGTTTCCCCGTCCCTGTTTGCGATTCTGGGGGTGGAAGCTCTACACGGTCGCGTGCTCTCTTCCGAGGAACGGATCCCGGGGAAGGACCGCGTCGCCGTGCTCAGCCACGGCCTCTGGCAGCGGACGTTTGGCGGTAACCCGTCTCTCGTGGGAGGAGCGATTCGTCTCGATGGTCATCCCTACACCGTCGTCGGCGTCATGCCACCGGATTTTCGTTTCCCCGACGCCGGAAGCGAGCTCTGGGTGCCTCTTCCCGATGAGACCGCAGAGCCGTCTCGACCGGGCGAAATGCGCATCGAGCTCGTTCCCGTCATCGCCAAGCTGGCTCCGGGCGTTTCGATCGAGCGAGCCGAGGCCGAGGGAAATGCCTTTCTCGACCATTACCGCGAGACGAGCGAGATGGCACATCGAATGGACGAGGGCGTGAGCATCCACCTCACGTCACTCAAAGAGCAGCTCGTGCGTCCCATCCGGCCGGCGCTTCTGGTGCTCTTCGCCGCTGTCGGCCTCGTGCTCCTCATCGCCTGTGCCAACGTCGCCGATCTTCTCCTCGTGCGCGCCCAGAGCCGTGACCGAGAGATCGCCCTACGGTCAGCGCTCGGTGCCGGTGGGGCCCGGATCGCTGCGAAACTGGTGATGGAGGGTCTCGTCTACGCAATTCCCGCAGGCGTCCTGGGCGTGCTCATCGCTTGGTGGGGCGTTCGCGCTCTGTCCCTGCTGGTTCCTTCGGATCTCCCCCAGCTCGACGAGCTTTCGATCGACGGAACCGTGCTCGCGTTCAACGTCGTCATCGCGTTGTCGACCGCTTTGCTCGTGGGAATGGTGCCAGCGCTACGCGCGCTGCGGTTGGACCTCGTGGCGGGTTTGAGAGGGCTCGGGGGTACGACCTCGACCGGCCGGAGCTCGAACCTGCTCGCGGCTGCCGAAGTCGGGATCGCGCTCGTCCTTCTCATGGCCGCGGGGCTCATGTTGCGAAGCTTCGAGACGCTCACCCGCGTGGACCCCGGCTACCAGGCCAGGGACTTGCTGAGCTTCCGACTCAGTCTGCCCCAGACTCAATACCCCGATGCGGTGGCCCGGAGAAGCTTCTACGATGTCCTGCGGGCTTCGTTGGAGGGCATTCCCGGGGTCACTTCTGCCGGTCTCGTCAATTCGCTCCCCCTCGACCGCTCGAGAATGATCACGGTGCTCGACATCGAGGGAAGGCCTCCGGTTGCCGACCGGATGCAGATGCCCCGGGCGAGCGTTCGCGTCGTGAGCCCGGGCTTCTTTCGCGCGATGGGAATCCGTCTCTTGCAGGGCCGCGATCACGAAGATGGAGACGACCCGTCGTCGCCGTCTGCCGTCGTGGTGAACCAGTCTCTCGCCGAGCGCTACTTCGCGAACGAGGAGCCCGTCGGGAAGCGTCTCCGCAACCTGGGAGAAATCGTTGGCGTCGTCGCCGACGTGCGTCAGGAAGGGCTCGACGCGAGCCCCGAGCCCGAAATGTACCTGAGCTATCGCGACATCCCCGATCGGCTACTGGAGGGCGTAATGAGCGTCGTCGTCCGTCACGAGCGGCGCGCCAACGTCACCGAAGCCGTCGAGGCGCGCGTGAGGCAGCTCGATCCCGACCTTCCTCTCGCCGACGTCCGACAGATGGAAGCGAGGCTCTCCGATTCGGTGGCCCGGCCGCGCCTGTATGCGACGCTCCTCACTGTCTTCGCCGCCTTCGCCCTCGTGCTGGCCGTGTCAGGCGTGTACGCGGTGATGAGCTACGCCTGGTCGAGGAGGCGAAGAGAAAGCGGAGTGAGAATTGCCCTCGGGGCGAGGCCGCAAGACATCGTGCGGCTGGTGCTGGCCGATGCGCTGCACATTCTGTTGCTCGGACTCGGTGGAGGCGCTCTCGCGGCGATGGTCCTGTCCCGCAGCCTTTCGAGCTTCCTGTTCGAAGTGACCGCCACCGACCCGGCAACGCTCCTCGCCGTAAGCTTGCTCCTCGGAACGGCGGTCCTGGGTGCGGGCGCAGTACCCGCGATCCAGTCCTCGCGCACCGACCCGGTGAAGGCGCTTCGTCACGAATAA
- a CDS encoding acyl-CoA desaturase — translation MKTNVPPSDPVATRSGISWSSTIPFTLIHVVALGVFWVGVSPVAIAVCLALFWARMFAITGFYHRYLSHRSYKTSRWFQFVFALLGNSATQKGPLWWAAHHRHHHLYSDQEEDVHSPTRRGFFYSHMGWVFDRINSRTRLRLVPDLAKFPELRALDRFDVLVPVLLGTACFGLGVLLEAKAPGLGTSGTQMLIWGFFVSTVILSHSTFTINSLSHVFGKRRFETKDTSRNNLVLALLTFGEGWHNNHHHYPTSARQGFYWWEIDITYYGLLLLSKVGLIWDLKRVPSRILRQEAAAA, via the coding sequence GTGAAAACCAACGTGCCCCCGTCCGACCCCGTGGCGACTCGAAGCGGAATCAGCTGGTCTTCCACGATCCCTTTTACCTTGATCCATGTGGTCGCACTCGGCGTGTTCTGGGTCGGTGTGAGCCCGGTGGCGATTGCCGTATGCCTGGCCCTGTTCTGGGCGCGTATGTTCGCCATTACCGGCTTCTACCACCGCTATCTCTCCCATAGAAGCTACAAGACGTCGCGGTGGTTCCAGTTCGTGTTCGCCCTCCTGGGAAACTCCGCGACCCAAAAGGGGCCGCTGTGGTGGGCGGCGCACCATCGACATCACCACCTTTACTCGGACCAGGAGGAAGACGTTCACTCCCCGACGAGGCGAGGATTCTTCTATTCTCACATGGGCTGGGTTTTCGATCGCATCAACTCCCGCACTCGACTGCGTCTCGTCCCCGATCTGGCCAAGTTCCCCGAGCTCCGCGCTCTCGATCGGTTCGACGTCCTCGTGCCCGTTCTCCTGGGAACGGCCTGTTTCGGGCTCGGCGTCCTCCTCGAGGCCAAAGCGCCCGGTCTCGGGACTTCAGGGACGCAGATGCTGATCTGGGGTTTCTTCGTATCCACCGTAATCCTGTCCCACAGTACGTTCACGATCAATTCGCTCTCGCACGTCTTCGGAAAGAGGCGCTTCGAGACCAAGGACACGAGCCGCAACAATCTCGTGCTTGCTCTGCTGACCTTCGGCGAGGGCTGGCACAACAACCACCACCATTACCCGACCTCGGCTCGGCAGGGTTTCTACTGGTGGGAGATCGATATCACCTACTACGGTCTCTTGCTGCTTTCCAAGGTCGGTTTGATCTGGGATTTGAAGAGGGTGCCTTCTCGCATATTGCGGCAGGAGGCCGCGGCCGCCTAG
- a CDS encoding deoxyhypusine synthase family protein has product MDKGPVSQFIQRNFRHFNAATLVDAAIGYEKVIDEGGKMMITLAGAMSTGELGLSLAEMIRRDKVHIICCTGANLEEDLFNLVAHEHYKRIPNYRDLSPADERALLEGHFNRVTDTCIPEEEAMRRIEHHISQLWSEARQRGKRHFPHEYLYELIARGKLENHYQIDPKDSWLVAACERNLPILVPGWEDSTLGNIFAAHCILGDTDPTVLRSGIEYMIDFADWYTKQSRAGGIGFFQIGGGIAGDFPICVVPMLHQDLRRENVPRWCYFCQISDSTTSYGGYSGAVPNEKITWGKLSVDCPKYVIESDASIVAPLVFGWILGW; this is encoded by the coding sequence ATGGACAAAGGACCGGTCTCTCAATTCATCCAGCGCAACTTTCGCCACTTCAACGCCGCGACCCTGGTCGATGCGGCAATCGGCTACGAGAAGGTGATCGACGAGGGCGGCAAAATGATGATCACTCTTGCGGGTGCGATGAGCACCGGAGAGCTCGGCCTCTCCCTAGCGGAGATGATCCGCAGAGACAAAGTTCACATCATTTGCTGCACCGGAGCCAACCTGGAAGAGGACCTGTTCAACCTGGTCGCCCACGAGCACTACAAACGGATACCCAACTACCGGGATCTGTCTCCCGCCGACGAACGAGCGCTGCTCGAGGGACATTTCAATCGCGTCACCGATACCTGTATTCCGGAAGAAGAGGCGATGCGCCGCATCGAGCATCACATTTCCCAGCTCTGGAGCGAGGCACGACAGAGAGGCAAGCGCCACTTCCCGCACGAGTACCTGTACGAGCTCATCGCTCGCGGCAAGCTCGAGAACCACTACCAGATCGATCCCAAGGACAGCTGGCTCGTCGCCGCCTGTGAGCGGAACCTGCCGATCCTCGTTCCCGGGTGGGAGGATTCCACCCTGGGCAACATATTCGCCGCCCACTGTATCCTGGGGGATACCGACCCCACGGTCTTGCGCTCGGGAATCGAGTACATGATCGATTTTGCCGATTGGTACACCAAACAATCCCGAGCCGGCGGGATCGGGTTCTTCCAGATCGGAGGCGGTATCGCGGGAGACTTCCCGATCTGCGTCGTGCCGATGCTGCATCAAGACTTGAGGCGCGAGAACGTGCCCCGATGGTGCTACTTCTGTCAGATATCCGACTCGACGACCAGCTACGGGGGATACTCCGGCGCGGTGCCCAACGAGAAGATCACCTGGGGGAAGCTGTCGGTCGACTGCCCGAAGTACGTCATCGAATCCGATGCATCGATCGTGGCTCCCCTCGTCTTCGGCTGGATCCTGGGCTGGTAA
- a CDS encoding agmatinase family protein produces the protein MSRNEAAHRDSNDFDPSAPGGPGRLWGLPFDVDSAALVILPVPWEATVSYGAGTASAPEAVLAASAQVDLYDSARPDAWKAGIAMAPIPAEIRRESDRAREMVLRILEGDAGTDVTKQVNAACERMVARVRNEAEQLLSRGKRVGLLGGDHSTALGLMQALSDRHRSFGILHIDAHCDLRKAYEGFVHSHASILRNALEIDAVRKLVQIGVRDTCEEERRVIDDSAGRIRLFEDRALARRRFSGEAWASVVNEIVEELPQEVYVSFDIDGLDPSLCPSTGTPVPGGLSYEEALFLVERVLESGRSIIGFDLCEVAPGRDGSEWDANVGARVLYRLSCATLDAGA, from the coding sequence ATGTCGAGAAATGAAGCCGCCCACCGGGATTCGAACGACTTCGATCCCAGCGCACCTGGCGGGCCGGGAAGGTTGTGGGGGCTCCCCTTCGACGTCGACTCCGCGGCCCTGGTGATTCTTCCCGTTCCCTGGGAGGCCACGGTCTCCTACGGCGCCGGGACGGCATCCGCTCCCGAGGCGGTTCTGGCCGCTTCCGCGCAGGTCGATCTCTACGACTCGGCGAGGCCCGATGCCTGGAAGGCGGGCATCGCCATGGCGCCCATCCCCGCCGAGATTCGCCGGGAGAGCGACCGTGCCCGAGAGATGGTTCTGCGGATCCTCGAAGGCGACGCGGGGACCGACGTTACCAAGCAAGTGAATGCCGCTTGCGAACGGATGGTCGCCCGCGTGCGGAACGAAGCGGAGCAGCTACTTTCGAGAGGAAAGCGTGTCGGCCTCCTGGGCGGGGACCATAGCACCGCCCTCGGCTTGATGCAGGCCCTGTCGGATCGACACCGATCATTCGGAATCCTGCACATCGATGCCCACTGCGATCTCCGGAAGGCCTATGAGGGGTTCGTTCACTCCCACGCCTCGATCCTGCGCAACGCCCTCGAGATCGACGCGGTGCGGAAGCTGGTTCAGATTGGTGTCCGTGACACCTGCGAGGAAGAACGACGGGTAATCGACGATAGCGCGGGACGCATTCGTCTCTTCGAGGACCGGGCGCTTGCCCGACGGCGGTTCTCGGGCGAGGCCTGGGCGAGTGTCGTGAACGAGATCGTCGAGGAGCTCCCGCAGGAGGTCTACGTGAGCTTCGACATCGACGGCCTCGACCCGTCGCTATGCCCCAGCACCGGTACCCCGGTGCCCGGGGGACTCTCGTACGAAGAGGCCCTTTTTCTCGTCGAACGCGTCCTCGAGAGCGGACGCTCGATCATCGGTTTCGATCTCTGCGAGGTGGCACCCGGCCGAGATGGAAGCGAATGGGATGCCAACGTCGGCGCGAGGGTCCTCTATCGATTGTCCTGCGCCACGCTGGACGCGGGTGCCTGA
- a CDS encoding arginine decarboxylase — protein MQTFYDFLAHSFEFPPEGFQVIDDELYFHGINMMELIETYKTPVRFTYLPIISENIRKARLYFEDAMKKYDYRGKYIYCYCTKSSHFKHVMVEVLKSGVQLETSSALDMPIIDTLERTGYLSKETFILCNGFKDYEYKQHIVDMLHDGFFNIVPILDNKEELNFYEHELEVPCSLGIRMATEEPPVHSFYTSRLGMREDDIIPFYEQRLARQQSLKLRLLHFFVHTGMHDTPFFWSELRRFVSLYCRLKKVDPDLEMLDIGGGLPFRNSLGFEFDYAYVVQEIVRTIKEICTDHNVEEPTLVTEFGSFTVAESSGALFKVLSRKQQNDREKWFMIDGSIISMLPDVWALSRRFITLPINNWGAGYEKVSIGGMTCDGDDFYNEEAHLESIFMPATPKQQYIGFFHTGAYQEVLSGVGGLHHCLMPDPKHVVISVDEEGARHYRVLHEEQSSKQVLRVLGYRRDPEAPPERPSPARATATTHVEK, from the coding sequence ATGCAAACTTTCTACGACTTCCTGGCGCATAGCTTCGAGTTCCCCCCCGAGGGGTTCCAGGTCATCGACGACGAGCTCTATTTCCACGGCATCAACATGATGGAGCTCATCGAGACGTACAAGACTCCCGTCCGGTTCACCTATCTTCCGATCATCTCGGAGAACATTCGAAAAGCCCGGCTGTACTTCGAGGACGCGATGAAGAAGTACGACTATCGGGGGAAGTACATCTATTGCTATTGCACCAAGAGCTCCCATTTCAAGCACGTGATGGTCGAGGTCCTCAAATCCGGCGTTCAGCTCGAGACTTCCTCCGCACTCGACATGCCGATCATCGACACGCTCGAGAGAACCGGTTACCTGTCGAAGGAGACCTTCATCCTCTGCAACGGATTCAAGGATTACGAGTACAAGCAGCACATCGTCGACATGCTCCACGACGGCTTCTTCAACATCGTTCCCATCCTCGACAACAAGGAAGAGCTGAACTTCTACGAGCACGAGCTGGAAGTTCCCTGCTCGCTGGGCATCCGTATGGCGACCGAGGAGCCCCCGGTACATAGCTTCTACACGAGCCGGCTCGGCATGAGGGAAGACGACATCATCCCGTTCTACGAGCAACGGCTGGCCCGACAACAGAGCCTCAAGCTCCGCCTACTCCATTTCTTCGTGCATACCGGCATGCACGACACTCCGTTCTTCTGGAGCGAGCTCCGGCGTTTCGTCAGCCTCTATTGTCGCTTGAAGAAAGTCGATCCCGATCTCGAGATGCTCGACATCGGCGGCGGGCTCCCCTTCCGCAACTCGCTCGGATTCGAGTTCGACTATGCCTACGTGGTGCAGGAGATCGTTCGCACCATCAAGGAAATCTGCACCGACCACAACGTCGAGGAGCCGACGCTCGTGACCGAGTTCGGTAGCTTCACCGTCGCCGAGAGCAGTGGCGCCTTGTTCAAAGTGCTGAGCCGCAAGCAGCAGAACGATCGCGAAAAGTGGTTCATGATCGACGGCAGCATCATCAGTATGCTTCCCGACGTCTGGGCCTTGAGCCGCCGGTTCATCACTCTCCCCATCAACAACTGGGGCGCGGGCTACGAAAAAGTCAGCATCGGCGGAATGACGTGCGACGGGGACGACTTCTACAACGAGGAAGCGCATCTCGAGTCGATCTTCATGCCGGCGACGCCCAAACAGCAGTACATCGGCTTCTTTCACACCGGCGCCTACCAGGAAGTGCTGAGCGGGGTGGGAGGGCTCCATCATTGTCTGATGCCCGATCCCAAACACGTCGTCATATCCGTCGACGAAGAAGGCGCACGCCACTACCGCGTTCTCCACGAGGAGCAGAGCAGCAAGCAAGTTCTGAGAGTCCTGGGCTATCGTCGCGACCCCGAGGCTCCGCCAGAACGTCCGTCGCCTGCGCGGGCGACGGCCACGACTCATGTCGAGAAATGA